Genomic DNA from Cyprinus carpio isolate SPL01 chromosome A22, ASM1834038v1, whole genome shotgun sequence:
TTACCTTGTCCCTGGTGTCTTAGAGTTCATCACCCATTGTAAATATTCCTTGGCAGCGATGCTGTCCAAGACCTTGTTGACGTCACTGGTGAAACTGCCGTCTACATGCCTCCTGCGCGGCAAATTAGCACCTCTGTTGTCTGCAACACTGCACATAAGCGATAAACAACTTATTAGCGTGTGCACATGACacttatttaaagtttaaaccaGTTAATTATTGCAGTTAGCAGCCCTACATCAAGTTTAGCACAGTTTAGCATGTCGCATGTAGGATTTTCTGGGAAAATCAGTTCGTGAGAAAGTTTGTAGTATTAGTTTTGGGATGTTTGGCTACAAATAGCATCTTTGCAGTTAGGATTTTGAAGTATTTGTTGGATTAGCACAGAAGCAGAAGACATTAGcagagaaaggttttttttttttggttagtcactctttttttattttccatctcTTTCACACTTTATGAGACACTGAAGTTCGAAGTGTGGAGGCCTACTCTTGCTTGGGCTGTCCGGATTTTGGCCAGGCCACAAAGTTCTGGGCCACCCGGTCCTGCAAGTAGGAACTGACATCACTGGTGTAGGTTCCCTCAGCGTGACGTTTGGCCGAACCACTGGCAAAAAAAGAGAGTTTGatttaatgtttgaatttaaGTTAGTATAGCTAACTTAAAGTCTGTTAGTGTTAggcctttaaataaaatacaatattattacacacacataaatgttaaaaattctaaaatatattctaattttatatatatatatatatatatatatatatatatatatatattatgaacttatataatgatatattcaTTTATGAACTTCTATAAGAATTTATACTTACATATATTATCACATGATATCACATGATATTgtttcaatttatattataaataaatgattataaaacaaaaacaataaacataacatGCCTGCtgtatatagtattatattatagcttttgtaatattatataaaaaataataaatataatattgtatatattaatttttatacatttaaaaaaacacattgtgacATTTAAAGATTTGATTTACATTACTTTccaaattatattatactttttaataataagcGTTAGTATATATAATGATGTAATATGttacatattgttttaatattataatgttatatagaaatgaataaaatacataacataatagatagatatatatatgatagatatctatatatatatagattatatatatatatagatatatatatatatatatatatatgtcagtatatattatatcaaaaaataaattatataaatgtgaaaACATGCTCTGTAACATattaaagattatatatttttattttagaaaatatatacagtatatgttttatatttatcgtatattttttttgttttattcataattagtttttatgctatttgatacattttatatgCGTTCTATAAAAACTAAGGGTGTTTTTTGATTTGAGTTGTAAATCTTggattatttttaactttttttttttttttttttttacaattctgtgCACGATCTCATTCTGTAATTGTACATACCCGTTTCTCTTTGAGTCCATGAGCCACTGAACAAAGTCTTGCGCTCTCCTGGTCTCCAGGTATTTGCTGTAGTCATTGGAGAAAGTTCCCTCAGAATGTCTCTTTGCTGTCGTGAATCCCTGACCCCTCGCAGGAAGACTTTCTACTGTCTCTGTGCTGTACGACCACATGATATATGAGTGTCACATTACATAAACTGAACAAAACGATGCCTACATTTCCAAACAAAAAGCCCTCAAACAGCTATAAAGTGAAGATTTCGTGTTTAACCACTTGCATACAAGGAAATTATTACTTTAGGTGCTTTTATCataaattattgcattataaatTAATCTCCAACCTTGTGCTGTCATCATGCAGTGGGACACAGATGCTGTTTTGAACAAAGAGGAGCAGAAGAAGACCAGCGAGATATTGGATGCCTTTCATTTTGACAGCTTCTTTCAGTTCTGATCACACACGTTCTGTAAAAATGAGAGAACAAACACTTTTGAAACCAACCGAACATCTACAAGGCTCTCAAAGAGCTCCTTCAACTTACCAGTTGATGGAAGAGTTGAGTGTGTTTGGATCTTCTCCTCGCTCTTCTCCTGTTGGTTTCGTGGCCTCTTCTCAATCGTCTGGTTCTTATATAGTCGGTCCAGGTGGGCCGTCCCATCCCGGCAGCCCACATACACACGTACATTTACGTTCAGATCTATTAGTGTCAGTCCATTACCCACTCTGGATGAAACTGCTCATGTTTGCTTAAAGAGAGAGATGTGCCAAAGTACGTCCAGATAAGAGCCGTCCTGGAGGTGTGAGACAGCAGGATGGAGGCTTTTGCAAATAAACTGAGAGAAATATAACGCGTGAAGTGCTACTGTAGGCAAAAATCAAAGCGGGAAACAGATACTCTGTCAATGAGAACGTGACAAATggactttttatgtgtttttatgttcaaCTCAAGATGTTTTGCACTCAAAATCAGTGTGATTTGATtaacacaaatcattttaatacagtATTAGTGACAACTTTGTATAAACAAAAGTGGTGGACAAAGTTTCTTCATATATAAAAATTTCCAGAATTCCCAGAATTTGATTACTAGCATATCAAATATTTGTTGTTTACACAAGTACAATTTGTTGTGCATTaataacaaacttaaaataaactgaaacttaaaattgaattgtattaaaaatgctattaataaattagttttttaataaaatcgGGTTAACAATAAAATCCCTACTTAAACtagaaaaacaattttaatatatttttttaaataaaagaggcTTGATTTGTaagaatgaattaataatatatttcatactTCTTGAACTtaaagaaaatgttgtttaatatgtGTAAAGTGTAAACTTGCAAATAAGTCACAAACAATTGAgcacatttttgttcaattttattaCAGATTGAAAATATCTCTGCGATATTGTACAAGTTATggcttatattttaaaagtaatggcACATccaataaatattttcttaaaaactcAGATAAGATTACTTGATGCTCAACAAAgcttgttaaaaaatatttaaaatgtgaaaatagtttaaatgaattattttatattttatatatttggatttaacaattaaaatatgaaattaccagtactatatatatatatatatatatatatctatatatatatatatatatatttaattattttcttttttttatttatatttatacttacaGCTGGCAATGAACTTGATTTGGAAAAAACACAATACTGCTCTCCTTAGcttaaaagtaattaataataaataataataattaaaagagtATTTAattcaaaaaccttttttattttatttggaaataaaagATTACTCTCATTTTTCTTTAGCTAGCTCATCAAGCTTTGTGTTTTTCCAGtaagtatttctgttttttcgGTGTACTAAATACTCATGACTGTACATTTGAAACTGATAAGCGTGACTAAAACGAGTCCGTTATTGCATCAATGTACAGTAGCTAAAGCGTTTCTTGTGGATTCAGTGGCAGCTGATGGGGAATCGCACACGCCTGACGCATTTGAGTGCGTGAAGTGGTCTGGAAGTAATGTGGATTCAGTGCTGTGGGTCCTGGGTGAACATATTTGGTCCAGTGGAAAGTTTCACAAGTTCAAGCAAAGCAGTTTTTCAGAAAGTGACTCATATGAGTGTAGACGTGCTGATTGGACGATCCACCGAGACCGTGGTCTTCATCAGTGTACcactgacagagagacagaacagATCACCAGTGAAAAACACACCAAATATTCACCATATATCTATTTTAATACTGTTTGAAGCTGCTTTATGGATTGTTGACATGAACAATTCACATGTCTTCCAGTGTGACATGCAAAAAACTCTGAGGAtgctaataatgtttattaattgttttacaaatgtttttgattttaatataaaagtttattaattgttttacaaatgtttttgattttaatataaaagagcaaacaaatttgaaaaataaatataaaaaaaattaagaaacattattatatgtatgtaatactttcagtaatttatatataatatttttaattatgatagaaatgtaggcataatgtttttattacttaatatatgtgaattttatatttgatcaattaatatgtaataatataaattattattatatttgtattactatactcattaatttattaaaataactttgcatGAATAGAATGCAGTTCTGCTGTTGCTTACCATTGCATCAAAGTCCACTTGTTCATCCACGAGTGCTTTAGAGATCTGAGCAGCTTGCTGGAAGTGAACATTATCTAACAGCAACAATaacaaacagaacaataaaataaaaattggatGAGCTTTCACTTTAACGTCACGTCATTGgtgatattttaaagatatttacatgtttatgtaatttaaataaaataataaaaatattttgtattgatCTAAAACTCAAAATGTCAAGGAAACGTTTTTaggaaatattttgaataattcttagcttaaatgacttaaaagaaaaaacaatattttttatgatatttaaaggaacagaaaatataaaaatatatatataagagctgaatataaaaatgtcagtgaatcagatttatgcattttacataatttaataaaaatgaacaataataaaacagttttttttttactcttttttaagatatttttaaattttcttgttaatttagtttcatttccatttattcaagttttatttAAGTTTGTTCAGCTGCAGAGACAGCACAAGAGACGGGTCATATCTCACCGTCAGCAGTGCCGTGCACCAGGAGGTACTGGACTGATTTAAAGTTCTTGGCTCGTTCCATCACTGTGGAATTCTGCAAGAATAATAACATTCCATAAACCCTGTGTGACGCAGTGCTTGCATAAGTTATTTTAGAACTGACTCATGATTCTCTGTGACGTCATCATGGGGAAACCAATGCGTTATCAAACAATTTTAGAACTTCCGAGCACAACTTACATCATAAAAGGCCTGGTTCTCCGCTGGCGTCACCATGTACCTCTCAGTGTAAATAGAGTCTGGGGGAAATTACAGTACAACGCTCTTATCACATGACAGAAATGAATTTCAGTGATGGGAAAATGAAATGTAGAACCATACTCAGTGCTGGGTACATGATCCGATTCCTGGATTACAtgatcagattccaaaaattaagtacttgtaattagattacattacttttgaaaatgcttattatcagattacagttacttttttatggattacatgataacatattcacacaatggaagtaaattattcaaaatgtattgttttcatgATATTGATAACAGaatgaaatatatattctttctttgttttattagttGTGTTTTATTCAGTATAGTACACAATAATCACAAacgtaatctaaaagtaatccaaaagtaatctaaaagtagtcagACTACATTACCTAATATGTGCAATCcagattatgttactaactacaattttcttCATGTCATTTGTAATCAGCAAAAGACCACAATTTGCATGTAATCTACCCAGCATTGACCATAATGCATAAAACATACCATAATACTCCCATTTAGACACTGGAGCAACAGCCATTCCGCATTTAAAAACTCCACTTCCAGCTCCCAGAACCATCGAAGTGACGTAGCCGCCGTAAGACTGCAGCACAAACACATGGTTACTTATACAGTGGCCCAAAAAGATGTATTTGgacttaaaatgcatgaaaatcaaaacaagtgtcattattttaaagacacataAAACAAGAATCATCCCTCAAAATTTGTTAGATTCAGAACAAAGATTTCTGGTATCCcttacagaccggtatcccttcttccattcattgcaaaaacactcgaacgagctgtgttcaaccagctctctatgtttcttgtacagaacaacaacctcctggacagcaatcaatctggcttcaaaagtggccactcaactgagactgccctgctctcgttttactgaagccctgcgactggcaagagcagcttcaaaaatcctcagtactcattttgctggacctgtctgctgcttttgacactgttaatcaccagattctcctatccaccctcagaaagatgggcatctctgcaACCGCCACTCCAGTGGCTtaaactcctacctgtctgatagatccttcagggtgtcttggaggggtgaagtttctatgTCACATCTTCTTGCTACTgaggttcctcaaggctcagtacttggaccgcttctcttctccatctacatgacatcattaggatctgtcattcagaagcatggcttttcctatcactgctacactgatgacactcaactctacttctcattccaaccagatgacccgacggtagttgctcgcatttcagcctgtctgagtgacatttctagctggatgaatgaccatcaccttcagctcaaccttactaagactgagactgctggtggttccagctaacccatcgtttcatcacaacttctctatacagctgggttcgtcaccataaactccttccaggacagcccagaaacctaggagttgtgatggatcatcagttaagcttcacagaccatattgctacaacgacccggtcctgcagatttgccttattcaacattaggaagattagacccttcctgtcagcgcaatccacccaacttcttgtccaagcttttgttctctccagactggggggactattgcaatgctctcctggcgggccttcctgcatgtactatcaagcctctacaactgatccagaaatgcagcagcgagggttgtcttcaatgagccgaaaacagcccatgttgtttgtatatttgtttgtttaaatttgctACCAGTAGCctctcgcattaaattcaaggtactgatgcttgcctacaaaacgaccactggcacggcgccaacttacctaaactcactagttcaatcttatgcaccctccagaagtttgcgctctgcaagtgaacgacgccttgtgttgccatcccaaagaggttcaaaatcacttcacggactttttcctggactgctcccagctggtggaatgacctcccgatctcaattcgaacagctgagtctttactcattttcaaaaaacatctaaagactcatctttttcgcctgcacttaaccaactaatactagtacttacctttttttttcttttctatcatattcacaaaaaaaaaaaaaaaaaaaaaaaaaaataaaccctggctacgtgttcattactagactaactgagacttgtcatagcacttgtataccgtgggtgttctcgttgatctgattgtttctactgttctcatttgtaagtcgctttggataaaagcgtctgctaaatgattaaatgtaaatgtaaatgtaaatgtaatttagtttatcTGGTCCCAGATGGCAATCCTGTTTTTATCTATGTAACCCATGTCAATAAAGTgtctaaaaaagaagaaaaatacatataattgtaatttctaataaaataaattcaaatgtcaATTACATGCaatgtaatatatgttaaaaacaaattattaaaatatgagtgAAATATTGCTAGTATACTTCACTACAATAGAGATGTTGCAAGGGGGTTTCTAGGGTCTTCAaggtggttgctagagcattGCTAAGTTGCTAGGTGATTGTTAGAGTGTCACTTGATGGTTtcaagggtgttctgggt
This window encodes:
- the LOC109079483 gene encoding pro-glucagon-like yields the protein MKGIQYLAGLLLLLFVQNSICVPLHDDSTSTETVESLPARGQGFTTAKRHSEGTFSNDYSKYLETRRAQDFVQWLMDSKRNGGSAKRHAEGTYTSDVSSYLQDRVAQNFVAWPKSGQPKQDVADNRGANLPRRRHVDGSFTSDVNKVLDSIAAKEYLQWVMNSKTPGTSGKRGGNQ